In a genomic window of Phalacrocorax aristotelis chromosome 8, bGulAri2.1, whole genome shotgun sequence:
- the TRAPPC2L gene encoding trafficking protein particle complex subunit 2-like protein → MAVCIAVIAKENYPLYIRSVPTENELKFHYTVHTSLDVVDEKISAMGKALVDQRELYLGLLYPTEDYKVYGYVTNSKVKFVMVVDSSNTALRDNEIRSMFRKLHNSYTDIMCNPFYNPGDRIHSRAFDNMVNSMMMQVC, encoded by the exons ATGGCGGTGTGCATCGCCGTGATCGCCAAGGAG aactATCCCCTCTACATCCGGAGCGTTCCAACTGAAAATGAGCTGAAGTTCCACTACACTGTGCACACTTCCCTCGACGTTGTGGACGAAAAGATCTCTGCGATGGGCAAGGCTCTCGTAGATCAGAGGGAACTGTACCTAGGGCTCCTCTACCCCACTGAAGACTACAAGGT ATATGGCTACGTGACAAATTCAAAGGTGAAGTTTGTTATGGTGGTGGATTCTTCAAACACAGCACTTCGAGACAATGAGATCCGCAGT ATGTTCCGAAAGCTGCATAATTCATACACAGACATAATGTGTAACCCTTTTTATAACCCTGGGGACCGTATCCATTCCAG GGCTTTTGATAATATGGTGAACTCCATGATGATGCAGGTGTGCTGA